A region from the Paraurantiacibacter namhicola genome encodes:
- the trpS gene encoding tryptophan--tRNA ligase has translation MRVVSGIQPTGNLHLGNYLGAIRNWVRMQDEIGEDGGCLFFLADLHAISMPHDPADLRDGTLEMTAALVACGIDPSRSVLFNQAQVPQHAELQWLLSGTGRMGWLNRMTQWKDKAGKNREGASIALFTYPVLQAADVLLYQATHVPVGEDQKQHLELARDIAQKFNNDFGSEDAPVFTLPDPIIPPEAARIMSLRDGTAKMSKSDPSEMSRINLADDADTILKKVKKAKSDADVLPSEEAGLEGRAEAANLVAIYAVLAGTDTDGVLREFGGEGFGKFKPALAELMVETLAPIGARFRELSADTEALEAILARGAARAREIAIPTLDNAYAALGLVRGPRA, from the coding sequence ATGCGTGTCGTTTCCGGAATCCAGCCCACGGGCAATTTGCATCTCGGCAATTACCTCGGCGCGATCCGCAATTGGGTGCGCATGCAGGATGAGATCGGCGAGGACGGCGGATGCCTGTTCTTCCTGGCGGACCTGCACGCCATTTCCATGCCGCACGATCCGGCGGATCTGCGCGACGGAACGCTGGAAATGACTGCGGCGCTTGTCGCCTGCGGTATCGATCCGTCTCGCTCCGTCCTGTTCAACCAGGCGCAGGTTCCCCAGCATGCGGAATTGCAGTGGCTGCTCAGCGGCACGGGCCGCATGGGCTGGCTGAACCGCATGACGCAGTGGAAGGACAAGGCGGGCAAGAACCGCGAAGGCGCCAGCATCGCCCTGTTCACCTATCCCGTGCTGCAGGCCGCCGACGTGCTGCTCTACCAGGCGACGCACGTTCCGGTGGGCGAGGACCAGAAACAGCACCTGGAGCTGGCACGCGACATAGCGCAGAAGTTCAACAACGACTTCGGCAGCGAGGACGCCCCCGTCTTCACCCTGCCCGATCCCATCATCCCGCCCGAGGCCGCGCGCATCATGAGCCTGCGCGATGGCACGGCCAAGATGAGCAAGTCCGACCCCAGCGAGATGAGCCGCATCAATCTGGCCGACGATGCCGACACGATCCTGAAGAAGGTGAAGAAGGCAAAATCGGACGCCGATGTCCTGCCATCCGAGGAGGCAGGCCTGGAAGGCCGGGCGGAAGCTGCAAACCTCGTCGCCATCTACGCCGTGCTGGCCGGAACCGACACGGACGGCGTCCTGCGCGAGTTCGGCGGGGAGGGGTTCGGCAAGTTCAAGCCCGCGCTGGCCGAGCTGATGGTGGAGACGCTGGCCCCCATCGGCGCGCGCTTCCGCGAGCTGTCCGCCGATACCGAGGCGCTGGAGGCGATCCTGGCCCGCGGCGCGGCCCGTGCGCGCGAAATCGCCATCCCCACCCTGG
- the murJ gene encoding murein biosynthesis integral membrane protein MurJ, translating into MSLLKHVGTIGGLTMVSRVAGMAREMIFSRVLGANAVTDAWFQAFIIPNVFRRLFAEGAFSAAFVPMFSKRLHGSTDPETGLEEARSFSADVLSVFLPVLIALCAVMLLAMPGVIWLLADKPVDPAEFALAVDFARIMFPYIVLVSLVTLFTGMLNSVSRFAPGASFPIILNIVLIAALLLGERAIDEGASVEQVAYGVAWAVTGAGVMQLAWLYTWVRVEGFEVKLRLPRLTPEVKRLGIIALPAAIGGGAYQINTLVQLYFLNQLQSGSVSYMNYADRLNQLPLGIIGIALSTAILPTLSRFVGSDNREGASRVQSDAIELSMLLTIPAAVAMAICATPFITMIFQGGRFDLADAATTGNVLAALVLGLPAYVLVKVLVPNFYARSDTKTPVYAAFISLAVFVAMNLVLLDRFGVVGVAFSSVIGAWINVGFLYVVLVRRGYYRISGALLLRIARQLVAAAAMGAALFYARDLLTDWYAAGLLARLFALGVLVLCAAIVYFAVAFAVGAIDRQRIAALTKKQKAD; encoded by the coding sequence ATGAGCCTGCTCAAGCATGTCGGGACGATCGGCGGGCTGACAATGGTCAGCCGCGTCGCTGGCATGGCGCGCGAGATGATCTTCAGCCGCGTGCTGGGGGCCAATGCGGTCACCGATGCGTGGTTCCAGGCCTTCATCATCCCCAACGTCTTCCGCCGACTGTTCGCGGAAGGCGCGTTTTCGGCCGCCTTCGTGCCGATGTTTTCCAAGCGGCTGCACGGCAGCACGGATCCGGAAACCGGGCTGGAGGAGGCGCGCAGTTTCAGCGCCGATGTGCTGAGCGTGTTCCTGCCCGTGCTGATCGCGCTATGCGCGGTGATGCTGCTGGCCATGCCGGGCGTAATCTGGCTGCTGGCGGACAAGCCGGTGGACCCCGCCGAATTCGCCCTGGCGGTGGATTTCGCGCGGATCATGTTTCCTTACATCGTGCTGGTCAGCCTGGTGACGCTGTTCACCGGCATGCTGAATTCGGTCAGCCGTTTCGCGCCCGGTGCCAGCTTCCCCATCATCCTCAACATCGTGCTGATCGCTGCCCTGCTGCTGGGCGAGCGGGCCATCGATGAAGGCGCGAGCGTCGAGCAGGTCGCCTACGGCGTTGCCTGGGCGGTCACGGGCGCGGGCGTGATGCAGCTGGCGTGGCTATACACCTGGGTCCGGGTCGAAGGTTTCGAGGTGAAGCTGCGCCTGCCGCGCCTGACGCCGGAGGTAAAGCGGCTGGGCATCATCGCCCTGCCCGCAGCCATCGGCGGCGGCGCGTACCAGATCAACACGCTGGTCCAGCTCTATTTCCTCAACCAGCTGCAAAGCGGTTCGGTCAGTTACATGAATTATGCCGACCGGCTGAACCAGCTGCCGCTGGGCATCATCGGCATAGCGCTGAGCACCGCGATCCTGCCCACGCTTTCGCGCTTCGTGGGCAGCGATAACCGCGAGGGCGCGAGCCGCGTGCAGTCAGACGCGATTGAGCTGTCCATGCTGCTGACCATCCCCGCAGCGGTGGCCATGGCCATTTGCGCCACGCCCTTCATCACCATGATCTTCCAGGGCGGGCGCTTCGACCTGGCCGATGCGGCGACCACCGGCAATGTGCTCGCAGCGCTGGTGCTGGGCCTGCCAGCCTATGTGCTGGTGAAGGTGCTGGTGCCCAATTTCTATGCCAGGTCAGACACGAAAACGCCGGTCTATGCCGCCTTCATCTCGCTGGCTGTGTTTGTGGCCATGAACCTGGTCCTGCTGGACCGGTTCGGCGTCGTCGGCGTGGCCTTTTCCAGCGTTATAGGCGCGTGGATCAATGTCGGCTTCCTCTATGTGGTGCTGGTGCGGCGCGGCTATTACCGGATCTCGGGCGCCCTGCTGCTGCGCATCGCGCGCCAGTTGGTTGCCGCAGCCGCCATGGGCGCCGCCTTGTTCTATGCGCGCGATTTGCTAACCGACTGGTACGCGGCCGGCCTGCTGGCGCGGTTGTTTGCGCTTGGCGTCCTCGTCCTGTGTGCCGCCATCGTTTATTTTGCGGTTGCCTTTGCCGTCGGCGCGATAGACCGGCAGCGCATCGCCGCCCTGACCAAGAAACAGAAAGCCGATTGA
- the secB gene encoding protein-export chaperone SecB: protein MAEDSDVLTDLDNAAKAANGADTQPVAGIISQYVKDLSVENPKAPDSFQWTDQPEMDVQFNIQAKDVNEEVIEVELKITCTSKCQQGTAYIVDLAYCGLVGMRNMPDDQKHAFTYAEAPRFLFPFARAIIANAVRDAGFQPLVLDPVDFQGLYLQQLQAKQAQEAGEAPVGDAAN from the coding sequence ATGGCCGAAGACAGCGACGTGCTGACCGACCTCGACAATGCCGCCAAGGCAGCCAACGGCGCGGATACGCAGCCGGTTGCAGGCATCATCAGCCAGTATGTGAAGGACCTTTCGGTCGAGAACCCGAAGGCGCCCGACAGCTTCCAGTGGACCGACCAGCCGGAAATGGACGTGCAGTTCAACATCCAGGCCAAAGACGTGAACGAGGAAGTGATCGAGGTGGAACTCAAGATCACCTGCACCAGCAAGTGCCAGCAGGGCACGGCTTACATAGTCGACCTGGCCTATTGCGGGCTGGTGGGCATGCGCAACATGCCGGACGACCAGAAGCACGCCTTCACCTATGCCGAAGCGCCGCGTTTCCTGTTCCCCTTCGCACGCGCCATCATCGCCAATGCGGTGCGCGATGCAGGTTTCCAGCCGCTGGTGCTGGACCCGGTGGACTTCCAGGGCCTTTACCTGCAGCAGCTGCAGGCCAAGCAGGCACAGGAAGCCGGTGAAGCCCCCGTGGGCGACGCGGCGAACTGA